One genomic segment of Planctomycetota bacterium includes these proteins:
- a CDS encoding HNH endonuclease has product IPYSKGGSSLVAENIQILCARHNLEKRDKIE; this is encoded by the coding sequence ATACCCTACTCCAAGGGAGGGTCCTCTCTGGTCGCGGAAAACATCCAGATTCTCTGCGCGAGGCACAACCTGGAGAAGCGAGATAAGATAGAGTAG